From Colias croceus chromosome 27, ilColCroc2.1, one genomic window encodes:
- the LOC123703710 gene encoding uncharacterized protein LOC123703710, with the protein MDTTEVVESEATQNQVVLFVTNEFEPLPLTTNAETVPEETNIIKVDNVNDKALHETPNGKCVITPTTSANKKWDVTSRRNLKSRKHPALIANTPKKTLFDELTQAKLELVQLQRDFLEAEISEKKKVWEFEESERKKEAEFKEKERKWIEEEYKLKLVKNFK; encoded by the exons ATGGATACAACTGAGGTTGTAGAAAGTGAGGCTACTCAAAACC AAGTTGTACTATTTGTTACAAATGAGTTTGAACCATTGCCACTCACTACTAATGCAGAAACAGTTCCAgaagaaacaaatataataaaagtagaCAATGTAAATG acaAAGCTTTGCATGAAACTCCAAATGGGAAATGTGTCATAACTCCAACTACTTCTGCCAATAAAAAATGGGATGTCACGAGCAgaagaaatttaaaatcaagAAAACATCCTGCACTGATTG ctAATACACCaaaaaaaacactttttgATGAGCTGACTCAAGCTAAGCTGGAACTAGTTCAGCTCCAAAGAGATTTTTTGGAAGCAgaaataagtgaaaaaaaGAAGGTGTGGGAATTTGAAGAAAGTGAACGCAAGAAGGAGGCAGAGTTTAAAGAAAAGGAGCGCAAATGGATAGAAGAagagtataaattaaaattagtaaagaattttaaatga